From the Vibrio metoecus genome, one window contains:
- the lpdA gene encoding dihydrolipoyl dehydrogenase, whose product MSKEIKAQVVVLGAGPAGYSAAFRCADLGLDTVIIERYNTLGGVCLNVGCIPSKALLHVAKVIEEAKALTEHGIVFGEPKTDIDKVRLWKEKVINQLTGGLAGMAKMRKVNVVNGYGKFTGPNTIEVEGEEGKTVVTFDNAIVAAGSRPIKLPFIPHEDPRIWDSTDALELKEVPGKLLIMGGGIIGLEMATVYHSLGSKIDVVEMFDQLIPAADKDMVKVYTKRIKDKFNLMLETKVTAVEAKEDGIYVSMEGKSAPAQAERYDAVLVAIGRVPNGKLLDAEKAGLEVDERGFIRVDKQMRTNVPHIFAIGDIVGQPMLAHKGVHEGHVAAEVISGKKHYFDPKVIPSIAYTEPEVAWVGKTEKEAKAEGINYEVATFPWAASGRAIASDCADGMTKLIFDKETHRVIGGAIVGTNGGELLGEIGLAIEMGCDAEDIALTIHAHPTLHESVGLAAEVFEGTITDLPNAKAKKKK is encoded by the coding sequence ATGAGCAAAGAAATTAAAGCCCAAGTCGTGGTGCTTGGTGCCGGTCCTGCTGGTTACTCCGCCGCATTCCGCTGTGCAGACTTAGGTCTGGATACCGTCATCATCGAACGTTACAACACGCTAGGTGGTGTGTGTCTGAACGTTGGTTGTATTCCTTCTAAAGCCCTGCTGCACGTTGCAAAAGTGATTGAAGAAGCTAAAGCGCTGACTGAGCACGGTATTGTGTTTGGCGAGCCAAAAACAGACATCGACAAAGTTCGTCTGTGGAAAGAAAAAGTGATCAATCAGCTTACCGGTGGTCTGGCTGGTATGGCAAAAATGCGTAAAGTGAACGTAGTCAACGGCTACGGTAAATTCACTGGCCCGAACACTATTGAAGTGGAAGGCGAAGAGGGCAAAACTGTCGTAACTTTCGATAACGCGATCGTTGCCGCAGGTTCTCGTCCAATCAAACTGCCATTCATTCCGCATGAAGACCCACGTATTTGGGATTCAACCGATGCGTTGGAACTGAAAGAAGTGCCTGGAAAACTGCTGATCATGGGCGGCGGTATCATCGGTCTGGAAATGGCGACCGTTTATCACTCACTGGGTTCTAAAATTGATGTGGTCGAGATGTTTGACCAGCTTATTCCTGCTGCGGATAAAGATATGGTTAAAGTCTATACCAAACGCATCAAAGATAAGTTCAACCTGATGCTTGAAACCAAAGTGACCGCCGTTGAAGCGAAAGAAGATGGTATCTACGTTTCAATGGAAGGTAAGAGCGCACCAGCACAAGCTGAGCGTTACGATGCGGTTCTGGTTGCGATTGGCCGTGTACCAAACGGTAAACTGCTGGATGCTGAGAAAGCGGGTCTGGAAGTGGACGAGCGTGGCTTTATCCGCGTGGATAAGCAAATGCGCACTAACGTTCCGCACATCTTCGCGATCGGTGACATCGTGGGTCAACCAATGCTGGCACATAAAGGCGTGCATGAAGGCCACGTAGCGGCAGAAGTGATCTCTGGTAAGAAGCACTACTTCGATCCCAAAGTGATCCCATCAATCGCTTACACTGAGCCAGAAGTTGCTTGGGTTGGTAAGACAGAAAAAGAAGCAAAAGCAGAAGGCATCAACTATGAAGTTGCTACTTTCCCATGGGCAGCCTCTGGCCGTGCGATTGCTTCTGACTGTGCAGACGGTATGACTAAGCTGATCTTCGATAAAGAGACTCATCGTGTGATCGGTGGTGCTATCGTAGGTACTAACGGTGGTGAACTGCTGGGTGAAATCGGTCTGGCGATCGAGATGGGCTGTGATGCAGAAGACATCGCACTGACCATCCATGCGCACCCAACTCTGCATGAGTCTGTTGGTCTGGCTGCTGAAGTATTCGAAGGCACCATCACTGACCTGCCAAATGCAAAAGCGAAAAAGAAAAAGTAA
- the aceF gene encoding pyruvate dehydrogenase complex dihydrolipoyllysine-residue acetyltransferase: protein MAIEIYVPDIGADEVEVTEILVKVGDKVAEEQSLITVEGDKASMEVPASQAGIVKEIKVVAGDKVSTGSLIMVFEAEGAAAAAPAPAPQAAAPVAAAPAAAALKEVQVPDIGGDEVEVTEIMVKVGDVVAEEQSLITVEGDKASMEVPAPFAGTVKEIKIAAGDKVSTGSLIMVFEVAGAAPVAAPVQAAAPAAAAAPAVAALKEVQVPDIGGDEVTVTEIMVNVGDSISEEQSLITVEGDKASMEVPAPFAGTLKEIKVAAGDKVKTGSLIMVFEVAGAAPVAAPVQASAPAAAPAQAAAPAAAAPAASGEFQENHEYSHASPVVRRLAREFGVNLAKVKGSGRKNRILKEDVQSYVKEALKRLESGAQATASGKGDGAALGLLPWPKVDFSKFGETEVQPLSRIKKISGANLHRNWVMIPHVTQWDNADITELEKFRQEQNAMEAKRDTGMKITPLVFIMKAAAKALEAFPAFNSSLSDDGESLILKKYVNIGIAVDTPNGLVVPVFKDVNKKGIYELSKELAEVSKKARGGKLTAADMQGGCFTISSLGGIGGTAFTPIVNAPEVAILGVSKSEMKPVWNGKEFAPRLQLPLSLSYDHRVIDGAEGARFITYLNECLSDIRRLVL from the coding sequence ATGGCAATCGAAATTTATGTACCTGACATCGGTGCGGATGAGGTTGAAGTCACTGAGATTCTCGTCAAAGTAGGCGACAAAGTGGCTGAAGAGCAATCTCTAATCACGGTTGAAGGCGACAAAGCTTCTATGGAAGTTCCTGCTTCTCAAGCGGGTATCGTTAAAGAGATCAAAGTGGTTGCAGGTGACAAAGTGTCTACTGGCTCTCTGATCATGGTATTTGAAGCGGAAGGTGCAGCAGCGGCTGCACCAGCTCCTGCGCCTCAAGCGGCGGCACCGGTTGCTGCGGCTCCAGCGGCAGCTGCACTGAAAGAAGTGCAAGTACCAGACATTGGCGGTGATGAAGTTGAAGTGACTGAAATCATGGTCAAAGTTGGCGATGTGGTTGCTGAAGAGCAATCTCTGATCACCGTTGAAGGCGACAAAGCGTCAATGGAAGTACCAGCACCTTTCGCCGGTACTGTTAAAGAGATCAAAATCGCAGCTGGCGACAAAGTATCAACGGGTTCACTGATCATGGTGTTTGAAGTAGCAGGCGCTGCGCCAGTTGCAGCACCAGTTCAAGCTGCGGCACCAGCGGCAGCCGCTGCTCCAGCCGTTGCAGCACTGAAAGAAGTTCAAGTACCTGATATCGGCGGTGACGAAGTGACCGTAACTGAAATCATGGTTAACGTGGGCGACAGCATCAGCGAAGAGCAATCACTGATCACAGTAGAAGGCGATAAGGCTTCTATGGAAGTACCAGCACCATTTGCTGGTACTCTAAAAGAGATCAAAGTGGCTGCAGGCGATAAAGTGAAAACTGGCTCGCTGATCATGGTGTTTGAAGTTGCTGGCGCAGCGCCAGTAGCGGCACCTGTTCAAGCTTCTGCACCAGCGGCAGCACCTGCTCAAGCAGCAGCTCCTGCGGCGGCTGCACCAGCAGCAAGTGGCGAATTCCAAGAAAACCATGAGTACTCACACGCTTCTCCAGTAGTGCGTCGTCTGGCTCGTGAGTTTGGCGTTAACCTAGCCAAAGTAAAAGGCTCTGGCCGTAAGAACCGTATCCTGAAAGAAGACGTACAGAGCTACGTGAAAGAAGCGCTGAAACGTCTGGAATCTGGCGCGCAAGCAACCGCTTCAGGCAAAGGTGATGGCGCAGCTCTGGGCTTACTGCCTTGGCCAAAAGTGGACTTCAGCAAGTTCGGTGAAACCGAAGTGCAACCACTGTCTCGCATCAAGAAAATCTCTGGTGCTAACCTGCACCGTAACTGGGTGATGATCCCGCACGTGACCCAATGGGACAATGCAGACATCACTGAGCTAGAGAAATTCCGCCAAGAGCAAAACGCGATGGAAGCGAAGCGCGACACAGGCATGAAGATCACTCCGCTGGTCTTCATCATGAAAGCAGCCGCTAAAGCGCTGGAAGCTTTCCCTGCGTTCAACTCTTCTCTGTCTGACGACGGCGAAAGCTTGATCCTGAAGAAATACGTGAACATCGGTATCGCAGTGGATACACCAAATGGTCTGGTGGTTCCTGTGTTTAAAGATGTGAACAAGAAAGGCATCTACGAGCTGTCAAAAGAGCTGGCTGAAGTATCGAAGAAAGCCCGTGGCGGTAAGCTGACTGCTGCTGACATGCAAGGTGGCTGTTTCACTATCTCTAGCCTAGGCGGCATTGGCGGTACAGCGTTTACCCCAATCGTTAACGCACCAGAAGTTGCTATTCTGGGTGTGTCTAAGTCTGAGATGAAGCCAGTGTGGAACGGCAAAGAGTTCGCGCCACGTCTGCAACTGCCACTGTCACTGTCTTACGATCACCGCGTGATCGACGGTGCAGAAGGTGCACGCTTCATTACTTACCTGAACGAGTGTCTAAGCGACATCCGTCGTCTGGTACTGTAA